The proteins below come from a single Dehalococcoidia bacterium genomic window:
- a CDS encoding VWA domain-containing protein, with translation MFTYFFYLLKSKKIPVSMTEWMTFMQALDKGCVKTLDDFYFLSRAILVKSETHFDDFDVAFQEFAQGIENAQDISQQIWDWLNDPLNRPLYDELQKQMCEQYDFDELMKELQKRLEEQTEQHDGGSHWIGRGGTSPFGHSGYHPNGIRIGGESRGRHAVQIAAERRFRNYRSDITLDTRQMKIALKRLRQLTRTGPEDELNLDKTIDATAKNYGEIELIWQRARKNTVKVLLLMDVGGSMDPFSLLCSQLFSAAHSSSHFRDFQYYYFHNCIYDNVYDNIERYEAVSTNHLLNTLTPDYKLIIVGDARMAPWELSERNGAINYYEHNDVPGINWLQRIADHFTHAVWLNPDSPQYWDNYTVEMIARVFPMFPLTLDGLGMAVQKLVVKR, from the coding sequence ATGTTCACCTACTTTTTCTATCTCCTCAAGAGCAAGAAGATCCCCGTCTCCATGACCGAGTGGATGACCTTCATGCAGGCGCTCGATAAGGGCTGCGTGAAGACTCTGGACGATTTCTATTTCCTCTCGCGGGCGATACTGGTTAAAAGCGAGACCCACTTCGACGATTTCGACGTGGCCTTTCAGGAGTTCGCGCAGGGCATCGAGAACGCGCAGGACATATCGCAGCAGATATGGGACTGGCTGAACGACCCGCTGAACCGCCCGCTCTACGACGAGCTGCAGAAACAGATGTGCGAGCAGTACGACTTCGACGAGCTGATGAAGGAGCTGCAGAAGCGCCTGGAGGAACAGACGGAGCAGCACGACGGCGGCAGCCACTGGATCGGGCGCGGCGGCACCTCCCCCTTCGGCCACTCCGGCTACCACCCCAACGGCATCCGCATCGGCGGCGAGTCGCGCGGCAGGCACGCAGTGCAGATAGCTGCGGAGCGGCGTTTCAGGAACTACCGCAGCGACATCACGCTGGACACGCGCCAGATGAAGATAGCACTGAAGCGCCTGCGCCAGCTGACGCGCACCGGCCCCGAGGACGAGCTGAACCTGGACAAGACCATCGACGCCACGGCGAAAAATTACGGCGAGATCGAACTCATCTGGCAGCGCGCGCGCAAGAACACGGTCAAGGTGCTGCTGCTCATGGACGTAGGCGGCTCCATGGACCCGTTCTCACTGCTCTGCAGCCAGCTCTTCTCCGCGGCACACTCCAGCTCGCACTTCAGGGATTTCCAGTACTACTACTTCCACAACTGCATCTACGATAACGTTTACGACAACATCGAGAGGTACGAGGCGGTGAGCACCAACCACCTGCTGAACACGCTGACCCCCGACTACAAATTGATAATCGTGGGCGACGCCCGCATGGCGCCGTGGGAGCTCTCTGAGAGAAACGGCGCGATAAACTACTACGAGCACAACGACGTCCCCGGTATCAACTGGCTCCAGCGCATCGCGGACCATTTCACCCATGCAGTGTGGCTGAACCCGGACAGCCCGCAGTACTGGGACAACTACACCGTAGAGATGATCGCCAGGGTATTCCCCATGTTCCCCCTGACGCTGGACGGCCTGGGCATGGCCGTGCAGAAGCTGGTGGTGAAACGGTAG
- a CDS encoding MoxR family ATPase, whose product MVKSNNGFDKFSGSADYVTSEPLRNVVNVSIALGKPLLIRGEPGTGKTLLAHSIAKGLGKRLITWNIKSTTKAQEGLYVYDTVQRLNDSRFGDKDVSNIKQYIKLGKLGQSFAAKEQVVLLIDEVDKADVEFPNDLLNELDEMSFYIPETEETVKAVHRPITVITSNAEKELPDAFLRRCIFHYIEFPEPTLMEQIVKVHFPDLKGKLLGEAMKTFYMLREIEDFRKKPSTSELIDWIRVLIAAGVPLDDISNEIPFIGTLLKKETDFYYFTKRYMTRVGEKYMMRKR is encoded by the coding sequence TTGGTTAAAAGCAATAACGGATTCGATAAGTTCAGCGGGTCTGCGGACTACGTGACGTCCGAGCCGCTGAGGAATGTGGTGAACGTGTCCATCGCGCTGGGCAAGCCGCTGCTCATCAGGGGCGAGCCGGGCACGGGCAAGACGCTGCTGGCCCACAGCATCGCCAAGGGGCTGGGCAAGCGCCTCATCACGTGGAACATCAAGTCGACGACGAAGGCCCAGGAGGGGTTATACGTCTACGACACGGTGCAGCGCCTCAACGACAGCCGCTTCGGCGACAAGGATGTGTCCAACATCAAGCAGTACATAAAGCTGGGCAAGCTGGGGCAGTCGTTCGCCGCAAAGGAGCAGGTGGTGCTGCTCATCGACGAGGTGGACAAGGCCGATGTGGAATTTCCTAACGACCTGCTGAACGAGCTCGACGAGATGAGTTTCTACATACCGGAGACGGAGGAGACGGTAAAGGCCGTTCACCGCCCGATAACGGTGATAACCAGCAATGCGGAGAAGGAGTTGCCGGATGCATTCCTGCGCCGCTGCATCTTCCACTACATAGAGTTCCCCGAACCGACTCTGATGGAGCAGATAGTAAAAGTGCATTTCCCCGATCTTAAGGGCAAGCTGCTGGGCGAGGCCATGAAGACCTTCTACATGCTGCGCGAGATCGAGGATTTCAGGAAGAAGCCCTCCACCAGCGAGCTCATCGACTGGATACGCGTGCTCATCGCGGCCGGCGTGCCGCTCGATGACATCTCTAACGAGATACCGTTCATCGGCACGCTGCTCAAGAAGGAGACCGACTTCTACTACTTCACCAAGAGGTACATGACCAGGGTCGGCGAAAAGTACATGATGCGGAAGCGCTAG
- a CDS encoding G1 family glutamic endopeptidase has protein sequence MKKVFWLLPVVAMLIASLAVSLPVSAASPMTVPLGTVVDLPQPPDGFIPLTASDADLAKYGLPPRPTNPADLREWNNVMSHAKTYVKGADVIGNDPSVGFGTITNSYSKPRWTGFRASPSLNLVGGQQPVTYPGIVWSYIQVPYNVPTNDGAACFWVGLDDNYIVFMDQAGFACSTNLYKQTGWQSNYCLFYCFASVGNIAPRWIRYFNIYPGDTIYVSVNDCTSGTGYYTWIDVTQGTYTTRQLTHSNLLSTHANADYIYESEEGLPICNPWGSTSFWGCQFRVTTGSSYSFPYFNDWNLYRMIMGSPSHIYGYAYNPTTINGEPGFTVQSFQ, from the coding sequence ATGAAGAAGGTCTTTTGGTTACTTCCGGTTGTGGCTATGCTAATAGCATCTCTTGCAGTTTCACTGCCTGTGTCCGCTGCTTCTCCTATGACTGTACCACTGGGAACTGTTGTAGATTTACCACAGCCACCAGATGGGTTTATTCCTCTAACAGCTTCTGATGCAGATCTTGCAAAATATGGCCTTCCGCCAAGACCAACAAATCCCGCCGATTTAAGGGAATGGAATAACGTGATGTCTCATGCCAAGACATATGTCAAAGGTGCTGATGTAATTGGTAACGACCCAAGCGTTGGTTTTGGAACGATTACTAATAGTTATAGTAAACCCAGGTGGACTGGATTTCGTGCCAGTCCATCTTTGAACCTTGTTGGTGGTCAACAACCAGTTACTTATCCAGGAATAGTATGGAGTTACATCCAGGTCCCATATAATGTTCCTACTAATGATGGAGCTGCCTGCTTCTGGGTTGGGTTAGATGATAATTATATCGTCTTTATGGATCAAGCTGGTTTTGCTTGTAGCACGAACCTATACAAACAAACTGGATGGCAGTCGAATTATTGCCTATTCTACTGTTTTGCTAGTGTTGGCAACATAGCACCTCGTTGGATAAGATACTTTAATATATATCCGGGTGACACAATTTATGTCTCAGTCAACGACTGTACCTCAGGCACTGGATATTACACTTGGATAGATGTTACTCAAGGAACATACACTACGAGGCAATTGACTCACTCCAATTTGTTGAGCACACATGCTAATGCAGATTATATCTACGAATCTGAGGAAGGTTTACCGATATGTAATCCTTGGGGTTCAACCAGCTTCTGGGGTTGTCAGTTCAGAGTCACAACCGGATCAAGCTACTCGTTCCCGTATTTTAACGACTGGAACTTGTATCGTATGATCATGGGAAGTCCGTCACACATATATGGTTATGCCTATAATCCGACTACTATAAATGGAGAACCTGGATTTACGGTACAGAGCTTCCAGTAG